In the genome of Nonlabens sp. MB-3u-79, one region contains:
- a CDS encoding group III truncated hemoglobin: MKTKKQDLTNRADIQILVNKFYKKIRSENTLGPIFNRTIKNWPAHLDHITNFWESSLFLTKGYQGNPVTAHQKLDQQENNSIEMNHFGIWINLWVATINELYEGPIADLAIRRARNMASILFIKIVEARGH; the protein is encoded by the coding sequence TTGAAAACAAAAAAACAAGACCTAACAAATAGAGCGGATATTCAAATTCTAGTGAACAAGTTTTATAAGAAAATAAGGTCTGAAAATACTTTGGGGCCCATTTTTAACCGGACCATAAAGAACTGGCCTGCTCATTTAGATCATATAACTAACTTTTGGGAAAGCAGTCTATTCCTGACTAAAGGCTATCAAGGAAATCCAGTAACAGCACATCAAAAACTAGATCAACAGGAAAATAATTCTATTGAAATGAATCATTTTGGCATCTGGATCAACCTTTGGGTAGCCACCATTAATGAATTGTATGAAGGTCCAATAGCTGATCTTGCCATAAGACGAGCCCGCAATATGGCCAGTATA
- a CDS encoding saccharopine dehydrogenase family protein — translation MRHILIIGAGKSTGVLVDYLLNKSKEHKLQLLIADKNIQSAQFLSKDHENATALELDIFEPEQRKKQIQKADIVISMLPARFHMEVARDCVAFNKNMVTASYVSPEMESLDKEVKEKGLIFMNEIGVDPGVDHMSAMQIIDRITSKGGKLLLFESFTGGLVAPEDDNNLWNYKFTWNPRNVVTAGQGGAAKFIQEGKYKYIPYNRLFRRTELLDVEGYGRFEALANRNSLKYRDIYGLKDILTLYRGTMRRVGFSKAWNMFVQLGITDDTYTIEGSENMTYRDFINSFLHYSPTDSVELKMRHELKIDQDDIMWLKLEELDIFNNEKKTGLKDATPAQMLQSILEDSWTLQPGEKDMIVMYHKFGYELNGEKKQIDSTMVCLGDGDFQTAMAKTVGLPVAIAALKILNGAFTEPGVQIPTKASVYNPILKELEEYGIRFRESETEYLGYNKLHL, via the coding sequence ATGAGACACATCTTAATAATAGGTGCCGGAAAATCTACCGGAGTACTGGTAGATTATCTTTTAAATAAATCTAAGGAACATAAATTACAGCTCCTTATAGCCGACAAAAATATACAAAGCGCTCAATTCCTGAGTAAAGACCATGAAAACGCCACAGCTTTAGAGTTGGATATTTTTGAACCAGAGCAACGCAAAAAGCAAATTCAAAAAGCAGATATCGTGATTTCTATGCTTCCTGCTAGATTTCATATGGAAGTTGCTAGAGACTGTGTGGCTTTTAATAAAAACATGGTTACCGCGAGTTACGTCAGTCCAGAAATGGAATCTCTTGATAAAGAGGTGAAAGAAAAGGGGCTCATTTTTATGAATGAAATAGGTGTTGATCCAGGAGTGGACCACATGAGCGCCATGCAAATCATCGATCGCATTACCAGTAAAGGCGGTAAACTACTGCTTTTTGAATCTTTTACAGGTGGACTAGTCGCACCAGAAGATGATAATAATCTGTGGAATTATAAATTTACTTGGAATCCTCGTAATGTTGTTACCGCCGGTCAAGGTGGTGCTGCAAAATTTATTCAAGAAGGCAAGTACAAATACATCCCGTATAACCGCCTCTTTAGAAGAACAGAATTACTTGACGTAGAAGGCTACGGACGATTTGAAGCACTAGCTAATAGAAACAGCCTTAAATATAGAGATATATACGGTCTCAAAGACATTCTTACCTTATATCGCGGTACTATGCGACGTGTAGGCTTTAGCAAAGCATGGAATATGTTTGTACAATTGGGAATCACTGATGACACCTATACCATAGAAGGCTCTGAAAACATGACTTATCGTGATTTTATCAATAGTTTTCTTCACTATTCTCCAACTGATAGTGTGGAATTAAAGATGCGCCACGAACTAAAAATAGATCAAGACGACATCATGTGGCTCAAACTTGAAGAGCTGGATATTTTTAATAACGAGAAGAAAACTGGACTTAAGGACGCGACTCCTGCACAAATGCTCCAATCCATATTAGAGGATTCCTGGACACTTCAACCTGGCGAAAAAGACATGATCGTGATGTATCATAAATTTGGGTATGAATTAAATGGTGAGAAAAAACAAATAGACAGTACTATGGTATGTCTAGGTGACGGAGATTTTCAAACTGCCATGGCAAAAACGGTAGGACTACCTGTTGCGATTGCAGCCTTGAAAATTTTAAATGGAGCATTTACAGAACCAGGCGTACAAATCCCTACTAAGGCTTCTGTATACAATCCTATCCTTAAAGAATTAGAAGAGTATGGCATTCGCTTTCGCGAAAGCGAGACAGAATATCTAGGCTATAATAAATTGCATTTATAG
- a CDS encoding DUF423 domain-containing protein has translation MAVILGALGAHALEKVLEPQQVKSFETGVRYQLFHAIALIAFSQVTLLTDASKNILLYLFVIGMILFSFSIYGLSLSKWLHVNLKFLGPITPLGGLSLISGWFFALWKIISHNSINN, from the coding sequence ATGGCTGTAATTTTAGGTGCATTGGGGGCACATGCACTTGAAAAAGTATTGGAGCCGCAACAAGTAAAAAGTTTTGAAACTGGTGTGCGGTATCAATTATTTCATGCGATTGCTTTGATTGCTTTTTCTCAAGTAACCTTACTAACCGATGCTTCAAAAAATATATTATTGTACCTTTTTGTTATCGGAATGATTCTTTTTTCTTTTAGTATCTATGGGCTTTCTTTGTCTAAATGGCTGCATGTAAATTTAAAATTCCTAGGACCTATAACCCCTTTGGGCGGTTTAAGCTTGATATCAGGTTGGTTTTTTGCATTGTGGAAAATCATTTCACATAATTCTATTAATAATTAG